One Paraburkholderia sp. IMGN_8 DNA window includes the following coding sequences:
- the lplT gene encoding lysophospholipid transporter LplT yields MKKGFYTIIAAQFISSLADNALLIAAIALLSVIRSAAWVTPLLQIFFTVSYVLLAPFVGAFADAMQKRHVMFVSNALKASGCLMMIAGVHPMIAYGVVGFGAAAYSPAKYGILTELLPAETLVKANAWLESATVLSTIVGTMVGGALISTFADKFVAHAHLPLIRSAADLAMFAVMVTYAIAAAVNIFIPDTGARYPNRLTEPKKLVGDFVNSFNVLWADKLAQIALWVTTLMWGGAVTLQLLVLKWANVNLGLSLSKAAVMQGVTGLGIAVGAAAAAAWIPLRHSLRVLPVGILTGAVAIAIAFYNKDLFPAGAGIRIGSYVAPFYILLAYPLMILLGALSGFFIVPMNAILQHRGATLLSAGHSIAVQNFNQNLAVLLMLGAYALLLTAKMPAQWIIVVFGSFVTLMMWLAKRRSAANERTVDMRSLVEE; encoded by the coding sequence ATGAAAAAAGGCTTCTACACAATCATCGCGGCACAGTTCATTTCGTCGCTCGCGGACAATGCACTGCTGATCGCCGCCATCGCGTTGCTGTCGGTAATCCGCTCGGCCGCCTGGGTCACGCCGCTCCTGCAGATTTTCTTCACCGTCTCGTATGTATTGCTCGCACCGTTCGTCGGCGCTTTCGCCGATGCGATGCAGAAGCGGCACGTAATGTTCGTCTCGAACGCGCTGAAGGCAAGCGGTTGCCTGATGATGATCGCCGGCGTTCACCCGATGATCGCGTACGGCGTGGTCGGCTTCGGTGCGGCTGCCTATTCGCCGGCCAAGTACGGCATTCTCACGGAATTGCTGCCCGCGGAAACACTCGTCAAGGCGAACGCCTGGCTCGAATCGGCCACCGTGCTGTCGACCATCGTCGGCACCATGGTCGGCGGCGCGCTGATCAGCACCTTCGCGGACAAATTCGTCGCGCATGCGCATCTGCCGCTGATCCGCTCCGCCGCCGATCTGGCGATGTTCGCGGTGATGGTCACCTACGCGATCGCCGCCGCGGTCAACATCTTCATCCCCGACACCGGCGCGCGTTATCCGAACCGTCTGACGGAGCCGAAGAAGCTGGTCGGCGACTTTGTGAACTCTTTCAACGTGTTGTGGGCCGACAAGCTCGCGCAGATCGCGCTGTGGGTCACGACGCTAATGTGGGGCGGCGCGGTCACGCTGCAACTGCTGGTGCTCAAATGGGCCAATGTGAACCTCGGGCTGTCGCTGTCCAAAGCGGCGGTGATGCAAGGCGTCACGGGCCTGGGTATTGCAGTCGGCGCGGCAGCAGCGGCCGCGTGGATACCACTGCGTCACTCGCTGCGTGTGCTGCCGGTTGGCATCCTCACCGGCGCAGTCGCGATCGCGATCGCGTTCTACAACAAGGACCTGTTTCCTGCCGGCGCCGGCATCCGTATCGGCTCGTACGTCGCGCCCTTCTATATTTTGCTCGCCTATCCGCTGATGATCCTGCTCGGCGCGCTGTCCGGCTTTTTTATCGTGCCGATGAACGCGATTCTCCAGCACCGCGGCGCGACTCTGCTCTCCGCCGGGCATTCGATCGCGGTGCAGAATTTCAACCAGAATCTGGCCGTACTGCTGATGCTAGGCGCCTATGCGCTGCTGTTGACGGCGAAGATGCCGGCGCAGTGGATCATCGTCGTCTTCGGCAGCTTCGTCACCTTGATGATGTGGCTCGCGAAACGGCGCAGCGCGGCGAATGAACGCACGGTGGACATGCGGTCGCTGGTCGAAGAATGA